One Sporomusaceae bacterium FL31 DNA window includes the following coding sequences:
- a CDS encoding ATPase, whose protein sequence is MNSSVLAQKTCILATMIITIPMILFGWMNANNSRDRIIAEKEQMLLRIAASLELRFPDSYEGILKHSPQSANEQEKLLLLHKRLQPIIDEVAQRYPEYGMGYGMSTQRIAYYPYRQELFNRPISQWVLNAYDKQEFLLQRRAMSPTWGQPTMSLIYPLCFNGKMIGHIWVNAKLGDINQAIYFAWAQNLVILIITWLGLIFLLQKAFNSIGQELKAFSASIEEKTDNFEQLTTLPELQPLRAAVIGLREGLEQEKDAVQNALLAVHQTLDRITDFFFALDREFRFIYINSKMAEMYRSVVVGQRIWDALPASRGFAAQFEQALAEQISVCYTAFSPTILKWLEISIYPSPHGLTVYMKDIHDQRLAQNQIKEQARLIDLVQDPIMMWDMEGTVIFWNGGAEKSYGWSKAEALGQNILDLIQTQFPQSLDKHMQELLEHGYWEGELVDSCKDGRRVVVKSHWTINKDVSGKVAAVFAINRDITEKRKIEEELARFDSLHTLGEMAAGIGHEVRNPLTTVRGYLQVFSYKGKFREYQEQFHTMIEELDRANSIITEFLSLAKNKSLDMECCNLNDIIRPLFPLLQADGFRLGHDVQLELTDIPNSCFDQKEIRQLILNLVRNGFEAMTSAGQVTIRTYAEPGAIVLVIRDTGTGIPAEMLDKLGTPFLTTKESGTGLGLPVCYRVAERHAAQIAIDTSAQGTTFYVKFNHSK, encoded by the coding sequence ATGAATTCAAGTGTTTTGGCCCAAAAGACGTGTATTTTAGCTACAATGATCATTACAATACCAATGATTTTATTTGGGTGGATGAATGCCAACAATAGCCGGGATCGAATTATTGCCGAAAAAGAGCAAATGTTATTGAGAATTGCCGCTTCGCTCGAGCTGCGCTTTCCTGACTCCTATGAAGGTATTTTAAAACACAGCCCACAGTCTGCAAATGAACAGGAAAAATTACTGCTCCTGCATAAAAGGCTGCAGCCCATTATTGATGAGGTAGCCCAGCGCTATCCTGAGTATGGAATGGGTTACGGGATGTCTACGCAGCGTATTGCCTATTATCCTTACAGGCAGGAACTCTTCAACAGGCCAATTTCTCAGTGGGTTCTAAATGCCTATGATAAACAAGAGTTCCTATTACAGAGGCGGGCCATGTCACCTACCTGGGGGCAGCCGACAATGTCTTTGATTTATCCCCTTTGCTTTAACGGCAAAATGATCGGGCATATTTGGGTCAATGCTAAGTTAGGTGATATCAATCAGGCTATTTATTTTGCCTGGGCTCAAAATTTGGTCATCTTAATCATAACCTGGCTGGGATTAATCTTTTTATTGCAGAAGGCTTTTAACAGCATTGGACAAGAGTTAAAAGCCTTTTCTGCCAGCATTGAGGAGAAGACCGACAATTTCGAGCAGTTGACTACTCTGCCGGAACTGCAGCCGCTGCGGGCCGCTGTGATCGGTCTGCGTGAGGGCTTGGAGCAGGAGAAGGATGCCGTGCAAAATGCATTGTTGGCTGTTCATCAAACCTTGGACCGCATTACCGACTTCTTCTTTGCTTTAGATAGGGAATTTCGGTTTATTTATATTAACAGCAAGATGGCAGAAATGTATCGGTCGGTAGTCGTTGGACAGCGGATTTGGGATGCACTGCCAGCTTCACGGGGGTTTGCTGCTCAATTTGAACAGGCGCTTGCTGAACAAATTTCTGTCTGTTATACTGCCTTTTCGCCAACCATTCTAAAATGGCTTGAGATCAGCATTTATCCGTCGCCACATGGACTTACCGTTTACATGAAAGATATCCATGATCAAAGATTGGCCCAAAACCAAATTAAAGAACAAGCACGATTGATTGATTTGGTTCAGGATCCTATCATGATGTGGGATATGGAGGGCACCGTTATTTTCTGGAATGGTGGTGCCGAGAAAAGCTATGGCTGGTCTAAGGCTGAGGCGCTCGGACAAAATATTCTGGACTTAATTCAGACTCAATTTCCGCAGTCTCTGGACAAACATATGCAAGAATTGTTAGAGCATGGTTATTGGGAAGGTGAGTTAGTTGACAGCTGTAAAGACGGACGGCGAGTGGTGGTCAAGAGTCATTGGACCATCAATAAAGATGTCAGCGGAAAGGTTGCAGCGGTTTTTGCCATCAATCGTGATATTACTGAAAAGCGAAAAATCGAAGAAGAACTGGCCCGGTTTGACAGCCTGCATACTCTTGGTGAGATGGCTGCTGGTATTGGCCATGAAGTGCGCAATCCGTTGACTACTGTCCGCGGCTATCTCCAGGTCTTTTCTTATAAAGGAAAATTCCGTGAATACCAAGAGCAATTCCATACCATGATTGAGGAGCTGGACCGCGCCAATTCCATTATTACGGAATTTCTTTCCTTAGCGAAAAACAAGTCGTTGGATATGGAGTGCTGCAATTTAAATGATATTATTAGGCCTTTGTTTCCACTGCTTCAGGCGGATGGCTTCCGGTTAGGGCATGATGTCCAGCTTGAACTGACTGACATCCCCAATAGTTGTTTTGACCAAAAGGAAATCAGACAGCTCATTCTTAATCTGGTGCGGAACGGCTTTGAAGCCATGACCAGCGCGGGTCAAGTAACGATTCGGACTTATGCTGAACCGGGAGCAATCGTGTTAGTCATCCGCGATACCGGAACAGGAATTCCTGCAGAAATGTTAGATAAGCTTGGTACACCGTTTCTTACTACCAAAGAGAGTGGTACTGGCTTAGGCTTGCCAGTATGCTACCGGGTGGCTGAGCGCCATGCAGCCCAGATCGCTATCGACACTTCGGCGCAAGGGACGACCTTCTATGTCAAATTCAATCATAGTAAGTAG